Part of the Ralstonia pickettii DTP0602 genome, CAGGGCAATCCGCACAAGCTGCTGGTGACCTCGTCGGCGCTCTATACGGTGCCGATGGTCAGCCACCTGCCGTTCAGCTGGCGCGACCTCACGCCGGTGGCGATGGTCGCCCAGGACGAGTTCGTGCTATGGACCAATGCCGCGGCACCGTACAAGTCCGTGGCCCAGTTCATCGACGCCTCCAAGGCGAACGCCGGCAAGATCAAGGTCGGCGGTACCAGCTCCAAGCGTGAAGACCAGATCATCAGCTCGCTGATCCAGAAGAAGACTGGCACCAGGTTTATCTACGTGCCGTACAAGGGCGGCGGCGAAGCGGCGACGCAGCTCTCCGGCCAGCACATCGACGCGAACGTGAACAACCCCTCGGAATCGATCGGCCAGTGGCGCGCCGGCGAGCACCGGGCGCTGTGCGTGTTTGCCCCGGAGCGCATGGCCTACAGCGTCAAGGTCACGCAGACCGAGAGCTGGCACGACGTGCCGACTTGCAAGGAGCAGGGCCTCGACGTGCAATACCAGATGCTGCGCGTCTTCATGCTGCCGGGCGGCGTCACCCCCGAGCAGCAGAAGTACTACGTCGACCTGATGCAGAAAATTGTCGCAACGCCGGAATGGAAGGAATACCTGGAGAAGAATGCGTTGAAGAACGAATTCCTGACAGGCAAGGCACTCACCGACTTCCTGGCGAAGGACGAGAACGTGCACCGGGACATCATCAAAGAGGCTGGCTTCGTCGCATCGCGCTGACATTCGCGAGGCTCCGCCGCATGCGGCGGAGCCGGTGGCCTAAAGTACGTGGGGGAAAAACATGGATTCACACCAGGTGGAGGTGCACGCGGGCGGCGGCATCTCGGTGAAAGCAGTGGAATTGGTGGTTGCGCTATGCCTGCTGGCGAGCGCGCTCGTGGTGATCTGGAGCAACTACAGTATCGGGGCGGGGTGGGCACCGGACGGTCCGGAGGCCGGCTATTTCCCGATGCGCGTCGGGATCATCGTGCTGATCTGCAGCGTGCTGGTTGCCGTGCAAGCCTTGCGCACGGATGGCGAGGCGGTCTTCGCCACGTGGCAGCAGCTGCGCCAGGTCAGCGTCATCCTGGGGCCGCTGACGGTGTACGTCGGCATGATCGGCCTGCTGGGCATCTACGTGGCGTCGGCGATCTTCATCGTCGGGTTCATGGTCTGGGTCGGTAAGTCGAGCTGGCTTAAGGCCTTGCTGATCGGCGTCGGCATCAACGTCATGCTTTTCTGGATCTTCGAGATCCAGTTCCGTGTGCCGCTACCCAAGGGGCCCCTCGAGGCTGCACTGGGCTACTAAGGAGCAGGCAATGGATGAAATGAATGCATTGATGGGCGGATTCGCTGTCGCCCTGTCCTGGCAGAACGTCGGCCTGATGTTCGTCGGCATCCTGCTGGGTATCGTGGTGGGCGTGCTGCCCGGGCTGGGCGGCCCGAACGGCGTGGCGATCCTGCTACCACTGACGTTCTCGATGGATCCGGTGTCCGCCATCATCATGCTGTCCTGCATCTACTGGGGCGCATTGTTCGGCGGGGCGATCAC contains:
- a CDS encoding tricarboxylate transporter — encoded protein: MQRKIVRKTLAAVVGATACLSASAWAWEPAKPVEIVVPFSAGGASDQMARSIQGIIAKHKLMSQPVIVLNKAGASGAEGLMDTKASQGNPHKLLVTSSALYTVPMVSHLPFSWRDLTPVAMVAQDEFVLWTNAAAPYKSVAQFIDASKANAGKIKVGGTSSKREDQIISSLIQKKTGTRFIYVPYKGGGEAATQLSGQHIDANVNNPSESIGQWRAGEHRALCVFAPERMAYSVKVTQTESWHDVPTCKEQGLDVQYQMLRVFMLPGGVTPEQQKYYVDLMQKIVATPEWKEYLEKNALKNEFLTGKALTDFLAKDENVHRDIIKEAGFVASR
- a CDS encoding small permease of tripartite tricarboxylate transporter, translated to MDSHQVEVHAGGGISVKAVELVVALCLLASALVVIWSNYSIGAGWAPDGPEAGYFPMRVGIIVLICSVLVAVQALRTDGEAVFATWQQLRQVSVILGPLTVYVGMIGLLGIYVASAIFIVGFMVWVGKSSWLKALLIGVGINVMLFWIFEIQFRVPLPKGPLEAALGY